The window CCGTGGAAGACCGAGGCCCTGTACTTGGCTATGTCCGAGAGCACGCGCCTCATATCGAACCGCGGGTAGACCAACACCGTATGGCCTTCGAAGATGGCGTAGTGCATGACGGTCACTTGGCCGTATATGTGGTACCACGGAAGTACCCCCACCAACACCATGGGCTTGTCGGGCGGCATGCCCTTGGCCCTTCTGACCACGTCGTAGAAGGGCTTCAGCTGTTGTAAGTTGGCCGATATGTTTGCGTGAGTTATCTCGGCTCCTTTGGGGACGCCGGTGGTCCCGCCTGTGTACATCAGCGCCGCCAGATCCTCCTCGGGCCTTATCGGCGCCCTGCCGGTCTCCCTCTCATACTTCAACAGATCCACGTACCTCTGGAAGACGCCGCCGTACCTCACCTTGGGCGGCCTTATCTGTCTCCTGGCCAGCGGCTTGAGCCATTTAGGCATGTACTCCGTCATCTCGGCCACGTAGACCTTCTCGAACTTGTACTCCTCGAAGGCCTTGACGGCCTTATCGTAGAGCACGTCGGCGGTGAAGAGGACCTTCGCCGAGGAGTCCCTAGCCTGTCTGACGACCTCGCCGGGCGTGTAGAGCGGGTTCATGGGCGTCACGACGGCCCCGATCTTGAGCGCCGCGTAGAACGCCACGGCGTAGGCTGGGTGGTTCGGCATGTATATCGCCACGACGTCGCCCTTGGAGACGCCGGCCTCCCTAAGCGCTTTGGCGACCCTATCGCTGTGGTCCGCCAAGACTCCGTACTTCACCTTCCCCCCAAAATAGATATAGGCGGGCCTATCGCCGTAGGCGGCCGATCGATCTAGGTAGACATATAGAGGCTCCGGCTTTATCTCGACGTCAGGAGGGACGCCCTCGTCGTAATTCTTAACCCAAGGCCGCGTCTTTATATATTTTTCGAAGACCTCCTTGGAACTCACTCATCTATATACGTAAAATGTTTTAAAAATTGAGTTAGCCCCACGACGAAATCAATATTTAAAACAGCCCTCGACGGGGGGCGTAATGGTATTCCCGCTGGACTCCATAACCGACTACTCGGTAGTGCTGACGCCGGAACACGAGATGTTCAGAAAAGCTGTTAGGGAGTTCGTCGAGAGGGAAATAGCCCCGCGCGCCATGGAGATAGAGGAGAGGAATGAGCCGCCGCTGGACATAATTAAAAAAATAGCTGAGCAAGGCTTCTACGGTATAGGGATACCCGAGAAGTACGGCGGACAGGGCGGAGACCACAGAATGGCCGCGATAATGAGCGAGGAGTTCTGCAGAGTCTTGCCGGGCCTCAGCGTGTACTTCGGCACTAACGAGCTGTTCGTAACCCCCATACTGCTCTTCGGGACTGAGGAGCAGAAGCAGAAGTATATCCCGCCGATAGCGAGGGGCGAGAAGCTGGGCGCCTTCGCCGTCACCGAGCCTTGTTGCGGCTCCGACGTCGCCGGCATCCAGACCAGGGCGGAGAAGAAAGGCGATAGGTGGATCATAAACGGAAGGAAGGCCTTCATCAGCAGCTCTGACGTGGCCGACTACTTCGTGGTGCTCGCCAGGACCTACCCGCCGCCCGATAAGAGGACGCGGTACCTAGGCCTGACCTTCTTCATAGTGGAGAAGGGGACGCCCGGATTCAAGGTGGAGCAGTGCTACCACAAGATGGGCCTACACGGCGACAACGCGTGCGAGCTCGTCTTCGAGAACGTGGAGGTCCCCGACGAGAATAGGGTGGGCGAGGAGGGGATGGGCTTCATATACGCCATGGAGACCTTCGACAGGACGAGGATAGGCGTGGCGGCCCAGGCGGTGGGCATGGCCCAAGGGGCCTTCGAGAAGGCGTTCCAGTACGTCCACCAGAGGCAGGCCTTCGGGGTTCCCGTGGCGTACTTCCAAGCCATTCAATTCAGCCTAATGGACATGGCGGCCAAGCTGATGTCGGCGAGGCTGTTGACCTATCTGGCGGCCAAGCTGGCAGACGAGGGCAGGAAGGAGTTCACCTTCGTCGCGTCGCTGGCCAAGTTCTACGCCACAGAGGCGGCGGAGGAGATAATATCGGAGGCCATAAACCTACACGGCGGCGTGGGCGTAATCGTGGAGACCGGCATAGAGAGGTTCCTCCGCGACGTCAAGATAACCCAGATCTACGAAGGCGCCAACAACATACAGCGCTTGACCGCGTACCGCCAGCTGATCCGCCTACTGAGGGAGAAGGGCCAGATCCCCGAGGATGTGGCGAAGCTCGTCACATGAGGAGGGTCGCCGTAGTGGGGGTAGGGATTTCGAAGTTCGGCTATAGGCCCGACGTATCTCTCCCCGAGCTGGCCTGGGAGGCCGTCAAGGAGGCGCTGGACGACGCGAGGCTTGACGCCAAGGACATAGAGGCCTACGTCGTCGGGAACGTCGGCGGCTGGTCCAGCGAGCCCCTCCCCGCCGTCGTGGTCGGCGAGTACTGCGGGCTCGCTCCAAGTAGCGGGATAAGGGTGGAGGCGGCCTGCGCCAGCGGGTCCTCCGCTGTCAGGACCGCCTACCACATGGTGGCCAGCGGCGAGGCCGATATCGTCATGGCGATGGGCGTCGAGAAGATGAACGAGTCGCCCACGCCCACAGTCGTCGAGTTCATAGGGAGGGCCGGCAACTACTTCTGGGAGTTCGAGAACTTCGGCTTGACGTTCCCCGGCTACTATGCCCTACATGCCACAGCCTACATGAACAAGTACGGCGCTACCGAGGCCGACCTCTGCGAGGTGGCCGTCAAGAACCACTACTACGGCAGTCTCAACCCCAAGGCGCAGTTCCAGAAGCCCATAACGCTGGAGGAATGCCTCAAGTCGAGATATGTGGCCTGGCCTCTGAAGCTCTACGACTCGTCTCCTATAACCGACGGCTCGGCCGCCGTCATACTGGCGAGCGAGGAGGTCGCCAAGAAGATAACGGACACCCCAGTCTGGATAAAGGCCATAGGCGCCGCGAACGGCACGAGCAACCTCAGCAAGAGGGAAGACTTCACGGGCCTGGAGGCGGCGCGGCTCGCGGCGCAGAGGGCCTACAGGAAGGCCGGCATAGACCCCAACGAGCCCGTCAAGTACCTCGACGTGGCCGAGGTCCACGACTGCTTCACTATAGCGGAGATTATGGCCTACGAAGATCTGGGCTTCGCGAAGAGGGGCGAGGGGTACAAGCTGGCGAGGGAGAAACAGACCTATATAGGCGGCGTGATCCCGGTGAACTTGAGCGGCGGCCTTAAGGCCAAGGGGCATCCCATAGGCGCAACCGGAGTTGCCATGATAGCCGAGCTCACGAGGCAGTTGAGGCAGGAGGTGGAGAGGGGCAGACAAGCGCCGATAAAGAAGGGCATGGCTCTGGCCCACAACGTCGGCGGGACCGGGCACTACGCGTTCGTGACCATACTGTCGCTATGAGCACCGTCATAGAGAAGCTCAGGGAATACCTCGACAAGGCAGAGGCCGAGCAGATAAGGCAGCTGGACCAGCTAGTCGCCGCGACTGGGCTCCCCGTGTATAAGGATCCCAAGACCGGCGCGCTGGTCTGGGTAGACGTAAGGGAGCTCAGGCTGAGGTTCCAGCTCTCCGTCAACAAAATAGCTAAATTTGTCGAGGGGCTTTCCCAGGAGCGGCTGTACTACACAGTATGCAAGAGGTGCGGGGCCAAGTACTTCCCGCCGCAAGCCGACTGCCCGAGGTGCAAGGCGTCTGACATGGAGTGGAGGGAGGTCTCGCGGGAGGGGGAGCTGATAACGTGGACTGTGATAAACGTGAAGCCCGCCAGCTTCGCCCACAACAAGGACTACGTGGTCGGTATAGTGAGGATGCCCGAGGGCTTCAACATAACCGCTTGGGTCGATGCAGACCCCTCGGCGCTTAGGCCCGGCATGAGGCTGAGGCTGGTTGTCGGGAGGAGGCCCGGCGAGAACTACATAACATATTGGTTCAGGCCCGCCCAATAACGGCCTTTTCGGCGTCCTTGCCTATAGCGAGGCGCCGTTGCGCTAAATAGGGACAATATTTTTAACTGGGGCCTCACAAGGGCCAATGTTGCCGAGGGCGTTCATAACAAGCGTAGTTGGGTCGTGGCCGAGGCCGAAATGGCTCCTCGAGGCTTTCGAGAGGAGGGAGGCCGGCCTCATCGACGACGAGACGCTCAAGATCTATATGGACGACGCGGCGAGGCTCGCCATAAAGGACCAGGAGGAGGCGGGGATAGACGTGGTGACCGACGGCGAGCAGAGGAGGACCAGCTTCGTGGCGTTCGTCGGGCAGAAGCTCAAGGGCTTCAAGATAGTCAAGGCCGAGGAGCTCCACCCCGAGGCGCGGGAGATAATGAAGCGCCACAAGGCGCCCCTCACCATCTGGAGGCCCGTCATATCGGGCTATATAGAGGACAGCGTTATCGCCGCCGACGAGGCCCAGTTCGCCAAGGCCGTCGCGTCTAAGCCCATCAAGGTCACCCTGCCGTCGCCCTACCTCATCATGTGGGAGAGCTGGCACTCCAAGATATCGGCGCCTTACTACCCCAGGCCCGAGGACGCCGCCGAGGCCTACGCGAAGGTCCTCAGGAGGGAGATCTCCAGGCTCATAGACGCCGGCGTCGCCTTCATACAGCTCGACGAGCCCATGCTCGGCGACCTCCTTGAGGCCACGGAGAACGAGCCAGACCGCTACAAGAAGGTGGCCTCCGAGATATACGGCCAGAAGTACAGAGGACTGAAAGACGAGATAAGGCTCGCCGTCGACCTCGTCAACGAGGTGGTCCAGGGATACGAGACGTCGGTCCGCATAGGCATGCACCTCGACAGATGGCCCACAGAGGACTCTCCCGTCGTGGGCTACGAAAAGCTGGCGCCGACGATCTTCGACGTAAAGGTCAGACAGTACGTGGTGGAGTATAAGGCCCCCAGGATGGGCGACCCCGTCGAGTTCGCCAAGATACTTCCCAGCGACAAGGAGATAGGGCTTGGCTCAGTCGACGTGAGGGACCACAAGCGGGTCGAGACGCCCGAGGAGATAGTGGCCCACGTGGAGCGGATAGTGAAGTACGTGGATCCCACGCGCATATGGCTGAACCCCGACTGCGGCTTCGCGCCCGGCCAGTTCAGGGCGTTCCCGAGAGACGTCGCCAGGGCGAAGCTGAAGGCGATGGTAGAGGCCGCCAGGAGGCTCAGGGAAAAGTACTGGTGGGCCTAATTTTTCCTTACCCACTCTAAAGCCTACGGACGGAGCCGACGTTGCTCTGGAGACGGTCCGCCGCGTAGCTTTAAGCTTTTAAGGCCGATCCGGGGCACGACTCGTGGAGGCGTTGCCGAAGCCTTGGCTAGACCCGGCGAGGTACAAGGAGGTCCTGCTTAGGGAGGCCCTCTACGAGGCGGAGATAGCTGAGCATTTTCTGGAGACGGGCCTTGTCCGCAACGCGGCCGGGAAGGCGTTTCAAGCATGGAAGGCGCTCGTGGCGGCCTTCGCATCGGACAAGCTTGAGGATTTGAAGAAGGCGTTCCCTGGGTATAAGCGGCTGAGGGGACAACGAAGGAGGGTAGAAAGGGCTCTGTGGATCGTGGCGGTCATGCTCACGTCCAAGCTAAAGGCCGTGGCCCAACTGGTCGGGGGCGACGTAGACCTGTATACTAATCTAGCCCTCCTGCTCCACGAGTATCAGTACAATGGGCCGGACGCCGAGGGGGTCTTGAGCGTCTACCAGAGCGACGAGTCGGCGGCCCGCGACGTGGCTAAGCTTTTGGCCAAGATCAGGGAGCTCGCGCAACTGCGTCCGTAGTACGGCCGGCCTAGCGCGGGCGAGGGGCTACGCGCCCGCGGGACGGTTGGCTGATCCTTGAGCCCGAAGCTGTTTGGGCTAGATTTTTAAAAAGCTTCCGCGTCAACACAAGGATAGACGCCGCGGTCCAAGAGCTGGGGCTGAGGACGGACGAGACAACAAGACGGGCTCTACGCGCCCTCCTGGCATATAGAGGTTCTTTGCTGTAGGAAAATTCGACTGTTAGGCGGGCGCCTCACGCGTCGAGGAGGCCTCTGCTCCTCCTCAGGACGACGGCCTCGAGGAACGTGTCTCTGACAGGCTCGTAAACTCGTTTGTAGAAGCGCGACTGGCTCTCCAGAACCTCTCTGGGGAACGACGAGACGTACTGGACAGCCGCCTCCCAAGCCCTCTGGTACGGCACGACTAGGTCTATCTTCCACGCAACTTCCCTATCGTAGTCCTGCGGCCTCTGGGGCTTCCCGCCTATCATGAAGAGGCCCGTCTCCTCGTCCACTTGCACCTCCT of the Thermoproteus uzoniensis 768-20 genome contains:
- a CDS encoding long-chain-fatty-acid--CoA ligase codes for the protein MSSKEVFEKYIKTRPWVKNYDEGVPPDVEIKPEPLYVYLDRSAAYGDRPAYIYFGGKVKYGVLADHSDRVAKALREAGVSKGDVVAIYMPNHPAYAVAFYAALKIGAVVTPMNPLYTPGEVVRQARDSSAKVLFTADVLYDKAVKAFEEYKFEKVYVAEMTEYMPKWLKPLARRQIRPPKVRYGGVFQRYVDLLKYERETGRAPIRPEEDLAALMYTGGTTGVPKGAEITHANISANLQQLKPFYDVVRRAKGMPPDKPMVLVGVLPWYHIYGQVTVMHYAIFEGHTVLVYPRFDMRRVLSDIAKYRASVFHGVPTIYNVMIHSPDARRYDLRSLAFCISGSAPLPVEVAKKFEELTGAPLREGYGMTETAVVTHLNPLLNGKHKPGSIGLPIPSTYAAVADLDKPELLPPGQTGELVISGPQVMKGYHNKPEENAEAFFECCGLRWFRTGDIAYMDEEGYFYIVDRKKDMIKYKGYSVFSREIEEVLYQHPCVKEAAVIGVPDPDAGEIPKAYIVLKDECKGKVSAGDIIGWASERLAPYKRPRLVEFRDDLPKTAVGKILKRALREEAARRS
- a CDS encoding Zn-ribbon domain-containing OB-fold protein, translated to MSTVIEKLREYLDKAEAEQIRQLDQLVAATGLPVYKDPKTGALVWVDVRELRLRFQLSVNKIAKFVEGLSQERLYYTVCKRCGAKYFPPQADCPRCKASDMEWREVSREGELITWTVINVKPASFAHNKDYVVGIVRMPEGFNITAWVDADPSALRPGMRLRLVVGRRPGENYITYWFRPAQ
- a CDS encoding acyl-CoA dehydrogenase family protein; its protein translation is MVFPLDSITDYSVVLTPEHEMFRKAVREFVEREIAPRAMEIEERNEPPLDIIKKIAEQGFYGIGIPEKYGGQGGDHRMAAIMSEEFCRVLPGLSVYFGTNELFVTPILLFGTEEQKQKYIPPIARGEKLGAFAVTEPCCGSDVAGIQTRAEKKGDRWIINGRKAFISSSDVADYFVVLARTYPPPDKRTRYLGLTFFIVEKGTPGFKVEQCYHKMGLHGDNACELVFENVEVPDENRVGEEGMGFIYAMETFDRTRIGVAAQAVGMAQGAFEKAFQYVHQRQAFGVPVAYFQAIQFSLMDMAAKLMSARLLTYLAAKLADEGRKEFTFVASLAKFYATEAAEEIISEAINLHGGVGVIVETGIERFLRDVKITQIYEGANNIQRLTAYRQLIRLLREKGQIPEDVAKLVT
- a CDS encoding cobalamin-independent methionine synthase II family protein, whose product is MLPRAFITSVVGSWPRPKWLLEAFERREAGLIDDETLKIYMDDAARLAIKDQEEAGIDVVTDGEQRRTSFVAFVGQKLKGFKIVKAEELHPEAREIMKRHKAPLTIWRPVISGYIEDSVIAADEAQFAKAVASKPIKVTLPSPYLIMWESWHSKISAPYYPRPEDAAEAYAKVLRREISRLIDAGVAFIQLDEPMLGDLLEATENEPDRYKKVASEIYGQKYRGLKDEIRLAVDLVNEVVQGYETSVRIGMHLDRWPTEDSPVVGYEKLAPTIFDVKVRQYVVEYKAPRMGDPVEFAKILPSDKEIGLGSVDVRDHKRVETPEEIVAHVERIVKYVDPTRIWLNPDCGFAPGQFRAFPRDVARAKLKAMVEAARRLREKYWWA
- a CDS encoding PaREP1 family protein, whose translation is MEALPKPWLDPARYKEVLLREALYEAEIAEHFLETGLVRNAAGKAFQAWKALVAAFASDKLEDLKKAFPGYKRLRGQRRRVERALWIVAVMLTSKLKAVAQLVGGDVDLYTNLALLLHEYQYNGPDAEGVLSVYQSDESAARDVAKLLAKIRELAQLRP
- a CDS encoding thiolase domain-containing protein, translating into MRRVAVVGVGISKFGYRPDVSLPELAWEAVKEALDDARLDAKDIEAYVVGNVGGWSSEPLPAVVVGEYCGLAPSSGIRVEAACASGSSAVRTAYHMVASGEADIVMAMGVEKMNESPTPTVVEFIGRAGNYFWEFENFGLTFPGYYALHATAYMNKYGATEADLCEVAVKNHYYGSLNPKAQFQKPITLEECLKSRYVAWPLKLYDSSPITDGSAAVILASEEVAKKITDTPVWIKAIGAANGTSNLSKREDFTGLEAARLAAQRAYRKAGIDPNEPVKYLDVAEVHDCFTIAEIMAYEDLGFAKRGEGYKLAREKQTYIGGVIPVNLSGGLKAKGHPIGATGVAMIAELTRQLRQEVERGRQAPIKKGMALAHNVGGTGHYAFVTILSL